A part of Babylonia areolata isolate BAREFJ2019XMU chromosome 6, ASM4173473v1, whole genome shotgun sequence genomic DNA contains:
- the LOC143283164 gene encoding uncharacterized protein LOC143283164, which yields MRGNTINPDVCQERKGYKHYKEHMAPYQFISLPAGRAIYPHQVVAYPVQENPDFGVGDIDLHDHQEGTANNLRALGVTLVTATPTTEMDFNVHVRVDPHRRRGAVRQHGRCGGSPNGPAFPGYQHVERRRRSLEQVPHLAHNARILADCGFFAVVDGNAHQVFCWNCGLQISALDLL from the exons ATGAGGGGGAACACTATCAATCCCGACGTCTGCCAGGAACGCAAAGGCTACAAGCATTACAAGGAACACATGGCGCCCTATCAGTTCATATCCCTCCCGGCTGGGAGGGCCATTTACCCTCATCAGGTCGTCGCGTACCCAGTCCAAGAGAACCCGGACTTTGGCGTTGGCGACATAGATCTTCATGACCACCAGGAGGGAACGGCAAACAACCTCCGTGCCTTAGGCGTTACCTTAGTGACTGCAACACCCACCACGGAGATGGATTTCAACGTCCACGTGAGGGTGGATCCCCACAGAAGGAGGGGGGCAGTGCGTCAACATGGCCGGTGTGGAGGATCCCCAAACGGGCCAGCTTTTCCTGGGTACCAACACGTTGAGCGAAGGAGGAGGTCCTTGGAGCAGGTTCCTCACCTGGCTCACAACGCTCGGATCCTGGCCGACTGCGGGTTTTTTGCAG TTGTTGACGGGAACGCCCACCAGGTGTTCTGCTGGAATTGCGGGCTGCAGATTTCAGCGCTGGACCTCCTGTGA